The Trinickia acidisoli genome includes a window with the following:
- the miaA gene encoding tRNA (adenosine(37)-N6)-dimethylallyltransferase MiaA, which yields MNEPNKPPRVAIACLLGPTASGKTAAALAFAAKYPTEIVSVDSALVYRGMDIGTAKPTLDERASVPHHLIDIREPTQAYSAADFRADARQAIGEVLARGRVPLLVGGTMLYYKALTQGLNDLPSAHPDVRAALEADAARDGWPALHARLAGVDPATAARLAPNDAQRIQRALEVFLLTGQPMSMLLANAERREETPYRFVPIALEPSDRAVLHARIAERFDAMLAAGFIDEVRRLRARGDLNPELPSMRCVGYRQAWEHLDAAIDHATMRDKGIFATRQLCKRQLTWLRSMPERIVVDCCAPNATSDAVSAVEAVVSGNALDMSA from the coding sequence ATGAACGAGCCGAACAAGCCGCCTCGCGTCGCGATCGCTTGCCTGCTGGGCCCGACGGCGTCGGGCAAGACCGCGGCAGCGCTCGCGTTCGCGGCCAAGTATCCGACGGAAATCGTCAGCGTCGATTCGGCGCTCGTCTATCGGGGCATGGACATCGGCACCGCGAAGCCCACGCTGGATGAGCGTGCAAGCGTACCCCACCATCTGATCGACATCCGCGAGCCGACGCAAGCCTACTCGGCGGCGGATTTTCGTGCCGATGCGCGGCAAGCGATCGGAGAAGTGCTCGCGCGAGGCCGCGTGCCGCTGCTCGTCGGCGGAACGATGCTCTACTACAAGGCGCTGACGCAGGGCTTGAACGACTTACCGTCCGCCCACCCTGACGTGCGCGCGGCGCTGGAAGCCGATGCCGCGCGCGACGGCTGGCCCGCGCTGCACGCACGGCTCGCAGGCGTGGACCCGGCCACGGCGGCACGCCTCGCGCCGAACGACGCACAGCGTATCCAACGCGCGCTCGAAGTCTTCCTGCTGACGGGCCAGCCGATGTCGATGCTATTGGCAAACGCTGAGCGCCGCGAAGAAACACCCTACCGCTTCGTCCCGATCGCGCTCGAGCCGAGCGACCGCGCCGTCCTGCACGCGCGCATCGCAGAGCGTTTCGACGCCATGCTCGCAGCCGGCTTTATCGACGAGGTGCGGCGGCTGCGCGCACGTGGAGACTTGAACCCGGAGTTGCCGTCGATGCGCTGTGTCGGCTATCGGCAGGCATGGGAGCACCTCGATGCGGCGATCGACCACGCGACGATGCGCGACAAGGGCATCTTCGCCACACGCCAGCTCTGCAAGCGGCAGTTGACTTGGCTGCGCTCGATGCCCGAGCGTATCGTCGTCGATTGTTGCGCGCCGAATGCGACGAGCGATGCGGTGAGCGCGGTCGAAGCGGTTGTCTCGGGCAACGCGCTCGACATGTCCGCATAA
- the mutL gene encoding DNA mismatch repair endonuclease MutL, whose protein sequence is MSEFPESPADAERAAQPMTPTRRAIAPLPDQLISQIAAGEVVERPASVVKELLENALDAGAKTLRITLDAGGVKRISIADDGCGMPPGELPLALMRHATSKIRSLAELEAVATLGFRGEALASIASVAEMFITSRTLDAAHATRIDAQTGALTPAAGGVGTTIEVRELYFNTPARRKFLKSEQTELGHCVEMIRRAALARPDVAISVMHNGRALEHWNASEPPARVAKILGEAFASAHLPLEEVAADIALYGCAGLPTASRGRADQQYFFVNGRFVRDKLLTHAVRAAYEDVLHGDRYPSYVLFLDLPPEGVDVNVHPSKIEVRFRDSRAVHQFVFHALQRALARHAGASPETTALGHAAQIEPRADSGLGGGAAGATGTGAMPGGVSITAASRGATTWMRDARMTQGTLPVAQPLALYDALFGRKDATRTSGAGESEGGIAPWFASTTSSAFEARDGAAQEAEAAQAGRSFGASHAPMAADLDHPLGFAIGQIHGVYVLAQNARGLVIIDMHAAHERILYEQFKLALAERTVAVQPLLIPVSMTADAVEIGTAEEEREALDALGFDLAPLSPTTLAIRAVPALLKDADLPALARAVLADLHAFGGSRVLTERQHELLGTLACHHAVRANRRLTLDEINALLRQMEATERADQCNHGRPTWYQLTLADLDRLFLRGQ, encoded by the coding sequence ATGTCCGAATTCCCCGAATCGCCGGCCGATGCCGAGCGCGCCGCGCAGCCGATGACGCCGACGCGCCGCGCGATCGCGCCGCTGCCCGATCAGCTCATCAGCCAAATCGCCGCCGGCGAGGTCGTCGAACGCCCGGCCTCGGTCGTCAAGGAACTGCTCGAGAACGCGCTCGATGCGGGCGCCAAGACGCTGCGCATCACGCTCGACGCGGGCGGCGTCAAGCGCATCTCAATCGCCGACGACGGCTGCGGCATGCCCCCCGGCGAGTTGCCGCTCGCGCTGATGCGCCATGCGACGAGCAAGATCCGCTCGCTCGCCGAGCTCGAGGCCGTCGCCACGCTCGGGTTTCGCGGCGAGGCGCTCGCTTCGATCGCGTCCGTGGCCGAAATGTTCATCACGAGCCGCACGCTCGACGCCGCGCACGCAACGCGCATCGACGCGCAAACGGGCGCGTTGACGCCGGCCGCGGGCGGCGTGGGCACGACGATCGAAGTGCGCGAGCTTTACTTCAACACGCCCGCGCGCCGAAAGTTCCTCAAAAGCGAACAAACGGAGCTCGGCCATTGCGTCGAGATGATCCGGCGCGCCGCGCTCGCGCGGCCCGACGTCGCGATTTCGGTCATGCACAACGGCCGCGCGCTCGAGCACTGGAACGCGAGCGAGCCGCCCGCGCGCGTCGCCAAGATACTCGGCGAAGCGTTCGCGAGCGCTCACCTGCCGCTCGAGGAAGTCGCCGCAGACATTGCGCTCTATGGCTGCGCAGGGCTGCCGACGGCGAGCCGCGGCCGCGCGGACCAGCAATATTTTTTCGTCAACGGCCGCTTCGTGCGCGACAAGCTGCTGACGCATGCCGTCCGCGCGGCCTATGAAGACGTGCTGCACGGCGACCGCTATCCGTCGTACGTGCTGTTCCTCGACCTGCCGCCCGAGGGGGTCGACGTCAACGTGCATCCGTCGAAGATCGAAGTGCGTTTCCGCGACTCGCGCGCGGTCCATCAGTTCGTATTCCATGCGCTGCAGCGCGCGCTGGCCCGTCACGCCGGCGCTTCGCCCGAGACAACGGCACTCGGTCATGCGGCGCAGATCGAGCCGCGTGCGGATTCAGGGCTAGGCGGCGGCGCGGCCGGGGCCACGGGTACGGGCGCGATGCCTGGGGGCGTCTCGATCACGGCGGCGAGCCGCGGCGCAACGACATGGATGCGCGATGCGCGCATGACGCAGGGCACGCTGCCCGTTGCGCAACCGCTGGCGCTCTACGATGCGCTGTTCGGGCGCAAGGATGCCACACGCACGAGCGGCGCAGGCGAAAGCGAAGGCGGAATCGCACCTTGGTTTGCGTCAACGACGTCGTCGGCTTTTGAGGCGCGCGACGGCGCCGCGCAAGAGGCCGAAGCGGCCCAAGCAGGCCGCTCGTTCGGCGCCTCGCACGCCCCGATGGCGGCCGATCTCGATCATCCGCTCGGGTTCGCGATCGGCCAGATCCATGGCGTCTACGTGCTGGCGCAGAACGCGCGCGGGCTCGTGATCATCGATATGCACGCGGCGCACGAGCGCATCCTCTACGAGCAATTCAAGCTCGCGCTGGCCGAACGAACGGTGGCCGTGCAGCCCCTGTTGATTCCGGTTTCGATGACGGCCGACGCCGTCGAAATCGGCACGGCGGAAGAAGAGCGCGAAGCGCTCGACGCGCTCGGCTTCGATCTCGCTCCGCTCTCGCCGACAACGCTCGCCATCCGCGCCGTGCCGGCGCTGCTCAAAGACGCCGATCTACCTGCGCTCGCGCGGGCGGTGCTGGCCGATTTGCATGCCTTCGGCGGCTCGCGCGTGCTGACCGAGCGCCAGCACGAACTGCTCGGCACGCTCGCATGCCATCACGCCGTGCGGGCGAACCGGCGCTTGACGCTCGACGAGATAAACGCGCTGCTGCGCCAGATGGAAGCGACCGAACGCGCCGACCAGTGCAATCACGGCCGGCCGACCTGGTATCAGCTCACGCTCGCCGATCTCGACCGGCTTTTCCTGCGCGGACAGTAA
- a CDS encoding DedA family protein, whose translation MDTLLHFVALVLHIDKFLGDFVHQYGAWVYAVLFLIVFCETGLVVLPFLPGDSLLFIGGAFCATGEMNLPSLIALLLVASVGGNSVNYLIGRAIGPKVFNTHIPLLERFLDRAALRKTHNFYERHGGKTIVLARFIPVVRTFAPFVAGVSDMRMGRFQFFNVTGAALWVLLLVLAGYFFGNIPFIRQYLNLIVLVGVGAAVVPVVLAALYKLMRKKSSAHVAPNRGGR comes from the coding sequence TTGGACACGCTGCTCCATTTCGTCGCCCTGGTTCTGCATATCGACAAATTTCTCGGCGATTTCGTCCATCAATACGGCGCGTGGGTCTATGCCGTGCTCTTTCTGATCGTCTTTTGCGAGACCGGTCTCGTGGTCTTGCCGTTTTTGCCTGGCGATTCGCTGTTGTTCATCGGCGGGGCGTTTTGCGCGACGGGGGAGATGAATCTGCCGTCGCTGATCGCGCTACTGCTCGTCGCCTCGGTGGGGGGCAACAGCGTCAACTACCTGATCGGCAGGGCCATCGGGCCGAAGGTCTTCAATACGCATATTCCGTTGCTGGAGCGCTTCCTCGACCGGGCCGCGCTGCGAAAAACGCACAATTTCTATGAACGGCACGGCGGCAAGACGATCGTGCTCGCCCGCTTCATTCCCGTCGTGCGCACGTTCGCCCCGTTCGTGGCCGGCGTGTCGGACATGCGCATGGGGCGCTTCCAGTTCTTCAATGTGACCGGCGCCGCGCTGTGGGTATTGTTGCTCGTGCTGGCCGGCTACTTCTTCGGCAATATTCCGTTCATTCGTCAGTACTTGAACTTGATCGTGCTCGTCGGCGTGGGCGCGGCGGTCGTGCCGGTCGTGCTGGCCGCGCTGTACAAGCTCATGCGGAAGAAATCGTCGGCGCACGTCGCGCCGAACCGCGGCGGCCGCTGA
- a CDS encoding ParB-like protein: protein MQGPTTDVRLISVPLDTLRPTQITVGYHEVEVKRAHWKSLDKKARAQAISTHWFPAVLGPGEQHFIVDHHHLGLALIEEGESRVPMMMLRDLSWLEPAIFWRMMEHFQWVHPFGPDGTRHDYGRLPTTLTELVDDPYRSLAGELRRIGGFAKDTTPFSEFLWADYLRPKISEKRIRKDFDKALKAALACAHDPDARYLPGWSGAMAAPAH from the coding sequence ATGCAAGGTCCGACCACCGACGTTCGCCTGATATCGGTACCGCTCGATACGCTTCGGCCCACGCAGATCACGGTGGGCTATCACGAGGTCGAGGTCAAGCGCGCGCATTGGAAGTCGCTCGACAAGAAAGCGCGCGCGCAGGCCATTTCTACGCATTGGTTCCCGGCGGTTCTCGGCCCCGGCGAGCAGCACTTCATCGTCGATCATCACCACCTCGGGCTTGCGCTCATCGAAGAAGGCGAGAGCCGGGTTCCGATGATGATGTTGCGCGATCTTTCGTGGCTCGAACCCGCGATCTTCTGGCGCATGATGGAGCACTTTCAGTGGGTGCATCCGTTCGGTCCCGACGGTACGCGGCACGACTACGGCCGTTTGCCCACGACCTTGACCGAACTCGTCGACGATCCCTATCGCAGCTTGGCGGGCGAGTTGCGCCGCATCGGCGGCTTTGCGAAGGACACGACGCCGTTCAGCGAATTTCTCTGGGCCGACTATCTGCGGCCGAAGATCTCCGAAAAGCGCATCCGCAAGGATTTCGACAAGGCGCTCAAGGCGGCGCTTGCCTGCGCGCACGATCCCGACGCCCGCTATCTGCCGGGCTGGTCGGGCGCGATGGCCGCCCCGGCCCATTGA
- a CDS encoding SulP family inorganic anion transporter, whose translation MTIDTGHAAAAHLQDPSQYARPSAPKPPAQRALKDALAGMSIAGLLLPEAVAYASIANLPPQAGLVALLVGLVVYALLGSSRFAIVSSTSSSAAVLAATVSAQAGGGAQLAYAAALVAATGVLFALAGFARFGGMSDFVAKPVLRGFAFGLALTIAVKQLPSILGVSSHYSDVPRMAFDLARQFDAWNRYSTALGGIALAILFVLGRRARIPATLVVIVLGIGAGYFIDWHRWGIAVVGAIDVQDVRFALPAFARPQWLQTVELAFALMLILYAESYGSIRSFALKHGDAMSANRDLVALGGANLVSAMLQGMPVGAGYSATSANEAAGAQTRWAGLVAAVVVGLLVFFLRSQLARIPEPVLAAIVIYAVSHSLHPDVFRPYWAWRRDRLVSVAALVGVLVLGVLHGLIVAIGVSLLLTLRNFSEPKVSVLGRLRDSHDFVDLSAHADARPVDGIMIVRPEAPLFFANADRVLSAARKLIAAQASAPNTIMLSLEETPDLDGTAIEALRIFAAELRAHGQRLLLVRLKQRALEALRRAADDTLPLDALRELSVDECVQSVLAPSQNTTQSPTQAS comes from the coding sequence ATGACGATCGACACGGGGCACGCCGCCGCGGCGCATCTGCAAGACCCGTCTCAGTATGCGCGGCCCAGCGCGCCGAAGCCGCCTGCGCAGCGCGCGCTCAAGGACGCACTCGCAGGCATGTCGATCGCGGGGCTGCTATTGCCGGAGGCCGTGGCTTACGCGAGCATCGCCAATCTGCCGCCGCAAGCGGGGCTCGTCGCGCTGTTGGTGGGGCTCGTCGTCTACGCGCTGCTCGGCAGCAGCCGCTTCGCGATCGTTTCCTCGACCTCATCGTCGGCGGCCGTACTCGCGGCCACCGTCAGCGCGCAAGCCGGCGGCGGGGCACAGCTCGCTTACGCGGCCGCGCTCGTCGCGGCCACCGGCGTGCTGTTCGCACTCGCGGGCTTCGCGCGCTTCGGCGGTATGTCCGATTTCGTCGCCAAACCCGTGTTGCGCGGGTTCGCCTTCGGCCTTGCGCTGACGATCGCCGTCAAGCAGTTGCCGAGCATTCTCGGCGTGTCGTCGCATTACAGCGACGTGCCGCGCATGGCGTTCGATCTCGCACGGCAGTTCGATGCATGGAACAGGTACAGCACCGCGCTGGGCGGCATCGCGCTCGCGATCCTTTTCGTGCTCGGCCGGCGCGCACGCATTCCGGCGACGCTCGTCGTCATCGTCCTCGGTATCGGCGCGGGGTACTTCATCGACTGGCACCGCTGGGGCATTGCCGTTGTCGGGGCGATCGACGTGCAGGACGTGCGCTTCGCACTGCCCGCGTTCGCGCGGCCGCAATGGCTGCAGACGGTCGAGCTCGCCTTCGCGCTGATGCTGATCCTCTACGCCGAGTCGTACGGCTCGATTCGCAGCTTCGCGCTCAAGCACGGCGACGCGATGTCGGCCAATCGCGATCTCGTTGCCCTGGGCGGTGCGAACCTCGTTTCGGCGATGCTGCAAGGCATGCCTGTCGGCGCGGGGTATTCGGCGACGTCGGCCAACGAAGCGGCCGGGGCGCAGACGCGTTGGGCGGGCCTTGTTGCCGCCGTTGTCGTCGGGCTGCTCGTCTTCTTTCTGCGGTCGCAGCTCGCGCGCATTCCGGAGCCCGTGCTGGCGGCTATCGTCATCTATGCCGTCAGCCATTCGCTGCATCCGGACGTGTTTCGGCCGTACTGGGCCTGGCGGCGCGATCGCCTCGTCTCGGTCGCGGCGCTCGTGGGCGTGCTCGTGCTCGGCGTGCTGCATGGCCTCATCGTCGCGATCGGCGTGAGCCTGCTGCTGACGCTGCGCAATTTCTCCGAGCCGAAGGTGAGCGTGCTCGGCCGCTTGCGCGACAGCCACGACTTCGTCGATCTGTCGGCGCATGCCGATGCCCGGCCCGTCGACGGCATCATGATCGTGCGTCCCGAGGCGCCGCTGTTCTTCGCGAATGCCGACCGGGTGCTCAGCGCAGCACGTAAGCTGATCGCCGCGCAGGCAAGCGCGCCCAATACGATCATGCTGAGCCTGGAGGAGACGCCCGACCTCGACGGCACGGCGATCGAGGCGCTGCGCATCTTTGCCGCCGAGCTGCGTGCGCATGGTCAGCGGCTGTTGCTCGTGCGCCTGAAGCAACGCGCGCTCGAGGCGCTCAGACGGGCCGCCGACGACACGCTGCCGCTCGATGCCTTGCGCGAGCTCAGCGTCGATGAATGCGTACAATCGGTGCTCGCACCATCACAGAACACGACGCAATCGCCGACGCAGGCGAGCTGA
- a CDS encoding DHCW motif cupin fold protein codes for MKMSDIPFGVTDWSDVESETHPGDSGTALWRTRQFGDIRVRRVEYTPGYLADHWCVKGHILYVLEGELHTELEDGRRFVLKAGQSYQVADGAEPHRSSTPVGATLFIVD; via the coding sequence ATGAAGATGAGCGATATTCCATTCGGTGTGACCGACTGGTCCGACGTCGAATCCGAAACGCATCCGGGCGATTCAGGCACGGCCCTGTGGCGCACGCGCCAATTCGGCGACATCCGTGTGCGTCGCGTCGAATACACGCCCGGCTATCTGGCTGACCATTGGTGTGTGAAAGGGCACATTCTCTATGTGCTCGAAGGCGAACTGCATACCGAACTCGAAGACGGCCGCCGCTTCGTATTGAAGGCAGGCCAAAGCTACCAGGTTGCCGATGGGGCGGAGCCGCACCGTTCGAGCACGCCCGTCGGCGCGACGCTATTCATCGTGGATTGA
- a CDS encoding c-type cytochrome: MKRQLPDGRPEGRAHFLPAQPLVIRLAALACSMAVVFAGSAAPAQAAQESAPAGAPAASGVVTADTLEARLAALPAGPDKDAVMLGYRLSVDTPHYAPGHVPGGAMSCASCHIGAGTTPHASPWYGMTGVTPSYTARSAKVESLAQRINNCFLRSENGVPLAFDSREMNALLAYMTFVSKGVQSGAFGPGRGIGSIANAAHMTPDPVHGKAVFAARCASCHGADGQGVQSGGRYVFPPLWGNASFNIGASMARTGPAAAFIKHNMPLGNATLSDQEALDVAAYVTHQPRPDFPGKSNDWPQGGKPADARY, encoded by the coding sequence ATGAAACGCCAATTGCCTGATGGCCGGCCCGAGGGCCGTGCGCACTTTCTGCCCGCTCAGCCGCTCGTCATTCGTCTTGCCGCGCTCGCGTGCTCGATGGCCGTGGTGTTCGCCGGCTCCGCAGCGCCTGCGCAGGCGGCGCAAGAAAGCGCGCCGGCAGGCGCGCCCGCGGCAAGCGGCGTCGTCACCGCCGACACGCTGGAGGCGCGGCTCGCTGCTTTGCCTGCAGGGCCCGACAAGGATGCTGTCATGCTCGGCTACCGTTTGTCAGTCGATACGCCGCATTACGCGCCGGGCCACGTGCCGGGCGGCGCCATGTCGTGCGCGAGCTGCCACATCGGCGCGGGCACGACGCCGCATGCATCGCCGTGGTATGGGATGACTGGCGTCACGCCTTCTTATACGGCTCGCAGTGCTAAAGTCGAGTCGCTTGCGCAGCGCATCAACAATTGCTTCCTTCGTTCGGAAAACGGCGTGCCGCTCGCGTTCGATTCGCGCGAGATGAACGCTTTGCTCGCCTACATGACGTTCGTCTCGAAAGGCGTGCAAAGCGGCGCATTCGGCCCCGGCCGCGGCATCGGTTCGATCGCGAACGCCGCGCACATGACGCCTGACCCCGTGCACGGCAAGGCCGTCTTCGCCGCGCGTTGTGCTTCTTGTCACGGTGCGGACGGGCAGGGCGTGCAAAGCGGCGGGCGTTATGTGTTCCCACCGCTTTGGGGCAATGCGTCGTTCAATATCGGTGCGAGCATGGCGCGCACGGGACCGGCCGCCGCATTCATCAAGCACAACATGCCGCTCGGCAATGCGACGCTCAGCGATCAAGAGGCGCTCGACGTCGCGGCTTATGTGACGCATCAACCGCGTCCGGACTTCCCCGGCAAGTCGAACGACTGGCCCCAAGGCGGCAAACCGGCGGACGCGCGCTACTGA
- the icmH gene encoding type IVB secretion system protein IcmH/DotU: protein MTQMPSLFGANAPSSAPPSASSAEASFQARSLRDLLYDGFFMVFLLKQGREPDDAGEFGARVQAFLAEFERGAKKLNAPADDVYASKFAFCAAIDEAVLASSFKIRAEWERRPLQLTLFGEQLAGEKFFEHLEACRAQGVARLQSLEVFHMCLLLGFQGKYLLEGPEKLSYLTGRLGDEIAQMKGKRAPFAPHWPLPDQIAHRLKHELPLWTIGAVFALVGLGAYFGLNTYLRDSTMHTLAPYSQLVQPEAESANLTISLP from the coding sequence ATGACTCAAATGCCTTCGCTGTTCGGCGCCAATGCGCCCTCGTCCGCGCCGCCCTCGGCCTCCTCGGCCGAGGCAAGCTTTCAGGCCCGTTCGCTGCGCGATCTGCTCTACGACGGCTTTTTCATGGTGTTTCTGCTCAAGCAGGGGCGCGAGCCCGACGATGCCGGCGAGTTCGGTGCCCGTGTCCAAGCGTTTCTCGCCGAGTTCGAGCGCGGCGCGAAGAAGCTCAACGCGCCGGCCGACGACGTCTACGCCTCGAAGTTCGCGTTCTGTGCGGCGATCGACGAAGCGGTGTTGGCGTCCTCGTTCAAGATCCGCGCCGAATGGGAGCGCCGACCGTTGCAGCTCACGCTGTTCGGCGAACAGCTAGCCGGAGAGAAATTCTTCGAGCACCTCGAAGCGTGTCGTGCGCAAGGCGTCGCACGGCTGCAATCGCTCGAAGTGTTCCATATGTGTCTGCTGCTCGGCTTTCAAGGCAAATACCTGCTCGAAGGGCCCGAGAAGCTCTCCTATCTCACCGGGCGGCTCGGCGACGAAATCGCGCAGATGAAAGGCAAGCGCGCACCGTTCGCACCGCACTGGCCGCTGCCCGATCAAATCGCGCATCGGCTCAAGCACGAGTTGCCGCTGTGGACGATCGGCGCCGTCTTCGCGCTCGTCGGGCTTGGGGCGTACTTCGGCCTGAACACCTACCTGCGCGACTCGACGATGCACACCCTCGCACCGTACTCGCAGCTCGTGCAGCCCGAGGCGGAATCGGCCAATCTCACGATTTCGTTGCCTTAA
- the tssK gene encoding type VI secretion system baseplate subunit TssK, translating to MSYSAKLLWGEGLFLRPQHFQQQDAYHEARLFESIRAIQPFNWGVRSVRFDADSLANNLLRLSELSLVFPDGTLYAAPLADELPQSVALDTLPEGVSEFVFYLALHPLRETGGNSANESTETFASRYAPKQSSVADQFTDAAVANLTFLKTRVKLISHAEPRAQLLAVPLARLRRTATSGFEFDDTFVPPCLAVEASPILHQRLRQLIDALQAKVSALYGFHREPTKNIIEFRSGDIASFWLLHTANGAVASLVHLLQQPTLHPERLFQELLRLAGQLMTFSKRHALADLPAYRHDDPGAGFALLDTIVRDLLETVISTRYFAIALDEVRPSFHVGRLDSGKIDEKTTFFLAVSADMPAVELVEAVPARFKVGAPDDVDKLVLSAMPGVRLVYTPQVPPAVPVRPGACYFAFESRSSLYDRMLQAQSAMIYAPSGINDLKLELIAVTS from the coding sequence ATGAGTTATTCGGCGAAATTGCTTTGGGGCGAGGGGCTCTTTCTGCGGCCCCAGCATTTTCAACAACAAGACGCCTATCACGAGGCGCGGCTGTTCGAATCGATCCGCGCGATCCAGCCGTTCAATTGGGGCGTGCGCAGCGTACGCTTCGACGCCGACTCGCTCGCGAACAATCTGCTGCGGCTGTCCGAGCTCTCGCTCGTGTTTCCCGACGGCACCCTCTATGCCGCGCCGCTCGCCGACGAACTGCCGCAGTCGGTCGCGCTCGATACGCTGCCCGAGGGCGTCTCCGAGTTCGTCTTCTACCTCGCGCTGCATCCGCTGCGCGAGACGGGCGGCAACAGCGCGAACGAATCGACCGAAACCTTCGCCTCGCGCTACGCGCCCAAGCAATCGAGTGTCGCCGATCAATTCACCGATGCGGCCGTCGCGAACCTGACGTTTCTCAAAACACGCGTCAAGCTGATCAGCCACGCCGAGCCACGCGCGCAATTGCTGGCCGTGCCGCTCGCCCGCTTGCGGCGCACGGCCACCTCGGGGTTCGAGTTCGACGACACGTTCGTGCCGCCGTGCCTCGCCGTCGAGGCGTCACCGATCCTGCATCAGCGGCTGCGCCAACTCATCGACGCGCTGCAGGCCAAAGTCAGCGCGCTTTATGGCTTTCACCGCGAGCCGACGAAGAACATCATCGAGTTTCGCTCGGGCGACATCGCCTCGTTTTGGCTGTTGCATACGGCGAACGGCGCGGTCGCCTCGCTCGTGCACTTGCTGCAGCAGCCCACACTGCACCCCGAACGGCTCTTCCAAGAGCTTTTGCGGCTTGCCGGGCAACTGATGACGTTCTCCAAACGCCACGCGCTTGCCGATTTGCCGGCTTATCGTCACGACGATCCGGGCGCCGGCTTCGCGCTGCTCGACACGATCGTGCGCGATCTGCTCGAAACGGTCATTTCGACGCGCTACTTCGCGATCGCGCTCGATGAAGTGCGCCCCTCGTTCCACGTCGGCCGGCTCGATTCGGGCAAGATCGACGAGAAGACGACGTTCTTCCTCGCCGTCTCGGCCGACATGCCCGCGGTCGAGCTCGTCGAGGCGGTGCCCGCGCGCTTCAAGGTCGGCGCGCCCGACGACGTCGACAAACTCGTGCTGTCGGCCATGCCGGGCGTGCGTCTCGTCTATACGCCGCAAGTGCCGCCGGCCGTGCCGGTGCGTCCCGGCGCCTGCTATTTCGCGTTCGAATCGCGCAGCAGTCTCTATGACCGAATGCTGCAAGCGCAATCGGCCATGATCTACGCGCCGTCCGGCATCAACGATCTCAAACTCGAACTCATCGCGGTCACGTCATGA
- the tssJ gene encoding type VI secretion system lipoprotein TssJ — MSRLVWPLALCALLGGCAAGVSVLGAAASTALQAAGIGKPPVPDSQKPPRNVPLTLAAAPNLNAATDNHPLALVVRLYALKDPTSFQQAPFDTFTDPAKEKSALGADLLSVREVTLIPGQHYEMTEKVTREAQAFGVVALFRDPALQRWKFAFDPAKSEKSGIMIGLHNCAMTVTSGAVISPDPQLPLQGLNMLSSVSCG; from the coding sequence GTGTCGCGCCTCGTGTGGCCGCTCGCCCTATGCGCACTTCTGGGCGGCTGCGCCGCCGGCGTCTCGGTGCTCGGCGCCGCGGCTTCCACGGCGCTGCAGGCCGCCGGCATCGGCAAGCCCCCCGTGCCCGATTCGCAGAAGCCGCCGCGCAACGTCCCGCTCACGCTCGCGGCCGCGCCCAACCTGAACGCGGCCACCGACAACCATCCGCTCGCGCTCGTCGTGCGGCTCTATGCACTGAAAGACCCGACTTCTTTCCAGCAAGCACCATTCGATACGTTCACCGATCCCGCGAAAGAAAAGAGCGCGCTCGGCGCCGATTTGCTCAGCGTGCGCGAGGTGACGCTGATCCCCGGCCAGCATTATGAAATGACCGAGAAGGTCACGCGCGAGGCGCAAGCGTTCGGTGTCGTGGCATTGTTTCGCGACCCGGCGCTACAGCGTTGGAAATTCGCCTTCGATCCGGCTAAATCGGAGAAATCCGGCATAATGATCGGCCTTCATAACTGTGCCATGACCGTCACGAGCGGGGCCGTCATCTCGCCCGATCCGCAATTGCCGTTGCAGGGGCTCAATATGCTCTCATCCGTCAGTTGCGGCTAG